Within the Poecilia reticulata strain Guanapo linkage group LG13, Guppy_female_1.0+MT, whole genome shotgun sequence genome, the region TTTGTGGGTtatacacaaacacagataaTTGTCGACATATCTGAACACCCAACCGAAGTtgaaatcctttttatttaacttggatttagcttttttttttttNNNNNNNNNNNNNNNttttttttttttttttttcattttttggtttcacttttttttttcccactttttttgtacatgcaacATGCACTATAGAATTGAACAGCATGGGGGAAAGGATAAGTCCATGTATCCACAGATTGTAAGATCTAGTCAAGACTTTGCTGTGTTTATGACAATGCCCTTTGTATTATATTAAGACAGTCTTATGTATGATATATAAAAGAAGTTAATTGAATCGCTTTGTGtcatcattgtttttctttccaacatTAACACCGCTgctgcattaaataaaaaccatacCGAAAAAAAACGCACATATAGACGGTCCATGAAAATACTGTAGTATGAACACAAACGAGTATCGATACTccttcagtaaatatttaatgatatGTTGCGCCGTTGATGACGCCGTGGCTCGTTGGTCTAGGGGTATGATTCTCGCTTCGGGTGCGAGAGGTCCCGGGTTCAAATCCCGGACGAGCCCTTTCCATTTTGGCTCaactttgcagttttaaagACGGGTACATCTTTCACAAACTTTGAATAGATAATTGGATTTCTAGCACTTTAATAATGTGAATGGTGAAGCATAATACAGTTTATACTGGACACGTAGTCCTGTGACGGAGAAAAAGAGTGTGTCGTTCTTACCTAACGTTATTGAACTTGAAAAACGAATAAgggaaaactaaaacaataaaataaggGCTCGTCCGGGATTTGAACCCGGGACCTCTCGCACCCTAAGCGAGAATCATACCCCTAGACCAACGAGCCTTCGGAATACCGGTCTCACAGTAAGAACTTCAACAGGGCTATGTGCGTCGGAAATTTCGTGGTTTTCTAATATGTTTTGACAAcgtttatttgtaattttataataAGCACGTATAATAGCTACATTAAAGCTGCATAAACTATCAAGTTGCTTCAACAGCTGGAgagaattataaataaatacttatagCCTCAAAACCATCGACCTTTTCAATGGTATTCAACTTTACATATTTCATACTTAAAATGTTACGTTCAAAAATACGAAAGACTAAACAACAAAGCCAAATGAACGTCCGACTTCCACGTAAACGTCACCGCCATATTGTGATTAGCATTTTTCTTAAAGGCATGCACAGAGTTATGCAAAACagctttcttaaaaatattttaggttaAGCGTTGTGACTGTGTCGTCTCTTCAATGGATTGAAACCAAATATCTCTGCAAcaggacattttctgaaacTAGAAAGATTTTTCCCCATTGGCTCTCCAGTGGTGTGTCTCATGGGTCAACTTGGGGGTCAATCATTTTTGCTCTGTGAATGCTCTCCCTCTGAAACATCAACAGAAAGTTAAATATAtcaaatggataaaaataaattgtcttcTTCTGACACTAAAGTTGTTCTGGATTGAGATTTCTATTAGGTTAAAGTGACTGACACAGGTGTGCACAGCTTGCACTAATTAAGTATCATTAAAACACAGATATTCCCTACATTAGGTTTTTAGGTACACAAAAATTCTGCTGTACCTAAAAATATGACCACATCACCCTCGGGATTTTTGAAGTCcaattcagaatttattttaacattctGTTGACTGTAAATGCTGGTGTAGGTTTttacaaccaacaagaatatttttcaaattgttttaagaTCTCCTGTATAGCACTTTGGACAACATGGACTGCATTAAAATCTGCTGTATACTTGCTTACAAAGCTCTAATTGTTTGCATGTTagacaatgaataaaaaactgTGTCCTATCttgatttaaagatttaaaaaatgaagatattGTGTTTGTGGCACAGTAATCTCAGTTATTATCGCTTAACTACTATGTGTTAAAACTATTTCTAGTTAAATAGTTAAGCTgtctctcgcccggaacgttagctggagatgggcaccagcacccctcccgaccccactaagggacaaaggtgtaaagaaaatggatggatggatagttaaGCTGTTAGTTAAAGGTAAActtttgtgatgttttgttgaGAAAACCTAATTTCAAAGCATGCTTCTTTTTGGACTACAAGAAGAACATACCACTCACAATATGGCAGACGCACAAACGgcctgtgttttatttgctctcATCAAAAGCCTGTGGGCGGCAGTAGAATGCTGTAGGAAGTTAAGGTAGAtagaataaagaagaaaaaaaaagcctggcTGAAATTCTATTGGCCTATCTAATTATTCGATTGACCAATAGTTATACAAATGGTTCTCCATTCGTCCAATTACATTCGTCGTGGGCGGGACATGGCGCCGCAAAATGAAGTCGCATGAGTCTAAATGTAACTGTTGTTTGTGTGgcggtttttttgggggttgcTGATCTGTTTTTGAGATGTTTGTGAGACATTTCTTTGCCAAAGTCATAGTCCGGCTTTGATTTGAGAATCACACCGGTGGACTTGGCTTCTTGAAAGGATATCAAGCTATCAGAGGACATTAGCCAGCGAAGTTAACTAAGCTAACTTGCCAGACTGAAACATGCCGAATTTTTGCGCGGCTCCAAACTGCACACGGAAGAGTACACAGTCCGATTTGGCATTTTTTCGTTTTCCTCGAGACCCAGAGAGGTAAAGGACCATAAAACGCATCGCATACAAAGACGATCTTAAAGTATTTCTAAAAGTCCCGCTAACTTTACAAGAGTTCCTTGTTTTGTGAATGTTGAGCTCATGTTAACTTAAAGTAATGTTTTACCTACGACCACATCCTCTTAGAGGTTTAAACTTTAGACATTAAAATACATGTCTGTTTGATTAGGTAAGTAAtacatattaaattaaatcacttaTTCAGTCCTTGAGTAGCTTTTATCCCgaatattaataatttattttttacttttaatggaGTAAAACTATGTTCAAGTAGTCCCACTACTTTTTGGGTACTCTGGtcgtttttttctgtcaaaattcTATactttttgcaaattaaaatcccccaagttgcatttaaaatgtaaatataaaagcttaatgCTGATATTGTTACAGAGGCCATTAGATAGGACATCGTGACAAACAACAGACTTGGGGAATGGATTGGACAGGCAAATGATTGGAGGGAGAATCAATTGAGTGCTGGAGAAGCAGatagctgaataaataaatggagtGAAAAATGGATTGATGAGTGGATTTTGAAAATGGAACAGGAAATACAACCTAGTTGTACATATTTTTCCTGATGTTCTGTTTCAAAACTTATTTAGATTTGGAAAGCACTTAAATGTAATTCCTAAATCCTTGTTGGTTCTGAAATACTTTAGCATAGAACTTCAGACTTAGCATCTATGTTGGTgaggagaaggaaaaactaATTCTATTTTAGAAATTGTCCTAAATTAGACTCATTTGCTAAAACATTCACCCAAAGCATACATATGTATTTACATATAATTGTACAGTTTCTTGCTATAAAACAGGCTAAATGGCATTTTATTAACACATTTTAGGGGTCAAGTTTCCACTGGCGgagaaaaatgaagagaaaactttttctttccacaaaaaTATGTGGAATGTGGTTCTTACAATCATAATAGTCTAAAAGATctatattaaaaaacataaacactttTACTTGGGAGAGTAAGGCTACATTATcgaaatttaaagtaaaatgtcatgTTGTAGAAacctatttgtttttgtttctagatGCAGAATCTGGGTGGAGAATTGCCGTCGGGCGGATCTCGAAGCCAAAACAGCCGACCAGTTGAATAAGCACTACAGATTATGTGCCAAACACTTTGACCCTGCCATGGTGTGCAAAACTGTGAGTATCGACGCCCGTGACAAATCTACATCTGTGTAATTCTGCATTTGTATAATcttatttggttgtttttcatcTCAGAGCCCCTATAGGACGGTCTTGAAGGACACGGCCATCCCAACCATTTTTGATTTGACAAGCCATCTGAAAAACCCGTACACCAGGCATCGGAAGCAGATAAAAGAACTTGTAGGGAAAAATCTTGTTTAATAATTTAGCTATTAGCTATTTATATTATtggctatttatttattttttttgtgagttaatcccagtttcttaatttttcctAGACTGATGAAGATATACAGAGGATTAAAGAGAGACGATGTAAGTATTTGAGGAGCCGTTTATAGGTACTTTTGTGTCGACATGACAAAATTGACTGGTGACTGGAATCGATTATTGTGACAGttaatggaataaataaaacggcacattctgttgatttttcatttaacctcttaagccttttttatacgatattagaaatgcatcacGTTGCtaataaacaaatgtaatttacttgtgtctctttgtctctttcCTCAGTGGCTTCTGCTGAGCAGACCATCAAAAAAGAGGATCTGTCAAACATTGCTGACAACGAGCCTCAGCTCTCGGCCGACGAGAAAGAGTACCGGGATTATTTGAGGTCTTTGTTTGAGATTCTGTTCATGCTGGCAAAACAAGCAATCCCTTTGACCACCGGCAGAGTATCTGATGAAGAACTCAAGTCCAACAACTTCCAGGCCGTCATAGATTACTGCATGAATGCCGGAGACGAGGCTCTGAGGAAGAGATTTGAGGTGACTGCAGTGAACAGCGAGTATCTCAGCGCTGCCCAGCTAAATCAGCTCCTCGACGTTTGCGAGAACACGGTGAGGGAGGAGATGCTCATGGAGGTGAGGGAGAGTCGTTTCTACTCCCTGGTGACGGGCGACCTGGTCGAATTCGCCAACAGCAAACACTTGCCCGTGTTCCTCCGCTTCGTCAACCAGCAGAACGTCCTCAGAGAGGAGTTTGTGGACTTCCTCCCGTTTGTGGACGGAGACGAGGCGGCGCTGGTGGAAAGCCTGGAGGCTCTCCTGGTGGACCGCTGGGGACTCAGCATGGAGGACTGCCGCGGTCAGGCCCACAAGGCCACCGGGACCTCCACCACTAAGATGAAAGCCGTGGCCGTACTGCTTATGGAGAAGTACCCTCTCGCGCTGCACATGCCTTGCTCGCATATGGCGCTGAATATCCACCTCGCCAACAACCTGCCTTTCCCCAACGTGCAGATCGTCATGGAGAATCTGAGGAGGATTACGTCCTTCTTTAAAACCCCACACACTCAGGATGAGCTGGACAAGGCCATCTCCATTCAGTTCCAGAAGAACGAGGAGAAAGGAAATGCTCTCAAAAAGATGTGCTCTTCCGGATGGACGGAGCAACACAACATCTTTGACGTGCTGCTGGATATATTGCCTTCACTCCTGCTGTGCATGGACAGCATTCGGGACAATGCAGACGGAAAGTTTTCCAGGTGCATCACCGCAGATGCATATTCCATCGGAGAAAGCATCGCGGACTTTGAGGTGATTGTCACCATCGTCATCTTGAAGAACGTTCTGACGTTCACCAGAGCCTTCGGGAGAAACCTGCAGGGGGAAACGCTCGACGTGTTCTCCGCCGCAAACAGCCTAACGGCGGTTCTGTACTCTCTCAACGAGGTCAACGACAATATCGACGTGTACCACGAATTCTGGTACAGCGAGGCCGTCAGCGTGGCCGCCCTCATGCAGATCCCCGTGTCCGTCCCGAGGCTCTTCCTCCGGAAGCAGCGGGCGGCCGACCTCGGCGAGATCCAGGCCGAGACCTACTTCAAGGAGTACGTGACCGTACCCGTGATCCGCGGCATCATGCAGGAGGTGGAGGACATGTTCTGCGACAACAACCTCCGAGCTCTCAAGTGCCTGTCGCTGGTTCCGGCCGTCATGGGCCACATGAAGTTCAACACCACGGAGGAGAACTTCGCCGAGGTCTACAGCGGCGACCTCCCGAACCCGGACACGCTTCCTGCCGAGCTCCACTGCTGGAGAATCAAATGGAAGCACAGAGGGAAAGAGGTGCGCTTGCCCACCACCATCCACGAGACCCTGCAGCTGCCGGATGTCAAGTTCTTCCCCAACGTGGACGCCTTCCTCAAGGTGCTGTCCACCATGCCGGTGCTCAAAGTCGAAAAAGGCACAGGCGATACCGCCACCGAGCGGCTGCAGGCGTACATCGGCAGCGTGCCCGCGAAGCATTTGAACAAAAGTCTGGCGATGCTCCACATCAACACCCACGTCAAGCACGACCTGGATGTCATGGTGGACAAATACTGCCGGCTGTACCCCGAGGATGACCCCGAGGCTGAGGCCGAGGACGTTGGCGAAGACGTTATTGTGACCAAAGTGATCTGAAGCTTTGGCTCAGATTTTCACTTGTTATCTTTGAGTAAAATACCACAgttttaagtacaaaaaaaaaaaaaaaacggtgaaTATTATCTTATTACTGCATCTGTAATAAATTTGTCATCTTAACGCCTTGCAGTCGGTTGTTTTAACAGACATGGTGCTTCTTAGCCCGCTGGCTGTAGCTGCATAATAGTTACTATAAAAGAGTTAAAGGTGCTGATACCATGACTTTACTATGATGGAGAATTAGGGCCACACTatgagaacaaaaataataaaatcagaataaagtcatgagaattaagtcataatattacaaaaataaatttgtacaataaaataatacaagagTAAAGtcatattatgactttaatctgtaaaataattttcttaatacTGTGACTTTATTATCGTACGAGTTTATTTGCGTACCATAACTTATTGTGATACTGCAACTTTACGCTCAATTCAACTATTCTCTTAATTCAACTTTATATTCTCTTTTATATAACTATTCTCGTCATATtgtaactttattcttgtaatttctgactttattttattatttatttttagtatggCCCAAATACTCTGTTGTACTTCATAACTTCTTCACCAgagacattttcaaacaaacaatgaaatctTTCTGGGAAGCATGAGAGACGTTGGTTTATAAAGGAACCAGCGAAGCTTCAGCTGGTCAGCAGAATGACGGCGATCTCTCTGTCCGCTCCGAAATTCAAACAAATGCGAAgtggatgttttattattttttttatcagtttatgGAGCTTACGTTTTTGAGTGACTTTTAACTAAAAATGATAGAAAGCGTTTATTGTGTgatgtgtaaatatttagtgtttctCCAACAGACTTTGAGTAAAGTTTGAAGTTTTTGTACGGATTTCATTTGAGTTCTTGTACGCAATGACGccgtaataaaattaatcaaatctttgggggggtttttttggtctttttattATAGTCTTTTGATATTTGTGACTTTTGTAATAAATCTGAtaacttctgtgttttttttgttgttgttttcttctaaaTCAAATGATATGATGCAGGCAGATCGCTCAGTTTTTTAGAAAAAGGCTCTTCATCCGGGTATCAAATGGGAGCAGCAAGTTTGGTCATCTGTCTCTACTGTGTTTCTTTATCCAGGTTTTTAATAGTCTTTCACATATTAAAGAGAAAGTATGTTGGAAGTCCGTCTGTACTATGTTCA harbors:
- the thap12b gene encoding THAP domain containing 12b, whose amino-acid sequence is MPNFCAAPNCTRKSTQSDLAFFRFPRDPERCRIWVENCRRADLEAKTADQLNKHYRLCAKHFDPAMVCKTSPYRTVLKDTAIPTIFDLTSHLKNPYTRHRKQIKELTDEDIQRIKERRLASAEQTIKKEDLSNIADNEPQLSADEKEYRDYLRSLFEILFMLAKQAIPLTTGRVSDEELKSNNFQAVIDYCMNAGDEALRKRFEVTAVNSEYLSAAQLNQLLDVCENTVREEMLMEVRESRFYSLVTGDLVEFANSKHLPVFLRFVNQQNVLREEFVDFLPFVDGDEAALVESLEALLVDRWGLSMEDCRGQAHKATGTSTTKMKAVAVLLMEKYPLALHMPCSHMALNIHLANNLPFPNVQIVMENLRRITSFFKTPHTQDELDKAISIQFQKNEEKGNALKKMCSSGWTEQHNIFDVLLDILPSLLLCMDSIRDNADGKFSRCITADAYSIGESIADFEVIVTIVILKNVLTFTRAFGRNLQGETLDVFSAANSLTAVLYSLNEVNDNIDVYHEFWYSEAVSVAALMQIPVSVPRLFLRKQRAADLGEIQAETYFKEYVTVPVIRGIMQEVEDMFCDNNLRALKCLSLVPAVMGHMKFNTTEENFAEVYSGDLPNPDTLPAELHCWRIKWKHRGKEVRLPTTIHETLQLPDVKFFPNVDAFLKVLSTMPVLKVEKGTGDTATERLQAYIGSVPAKHLNKSLAMLHINTHVKHDLDVMVDKYCRLYPEDDPEAEAEDVGEDVIVTKVI